GCGCGACAATGGCCTAGTCTACAAGCGTAGCCAGATCACCGTAAATTCGGGCGGTAAGCACACCCTGTTTAACGCGCTGGTCGCCACCGTCGATGCAGGCGACGAGGTTATCATCCCGGCGCCTTATTGGGTCAGCTATCCCGACATCGTGAACTTTGCGGGCGGTAAGCCGGTTTTTATCGAAGGTCCGGCGAGTCAGGGTTACAAGATCACCGCCGCGCAGCTTGAGGCGGCGATCACCCCGCGCACCAAATGGGTGATGCTGAATTCGCCGTCCAACCCGTCCGGCGCAGCCTATTCGGCGGATGAACTGAAGGCGCTGGCCGATGTGCTGCTGCGCCATCCCCATGTGCTGGTGATGACCGACGACATGTATGAGCATGTCTGGTACGCCGCGACGCCCTTCGCGACCATCGCGCAGGTCTGCCCGGAGCTGTATGACCGCACGCTGACGGTCAATGGCTGCTCCAAGGCCTTCTCCATGACCGGCTGGCGCATCGGTTTTGCCGGCGGCCCGGAATGGATCATCAAGGCGATGAGCAAGCTCCAGTCGCAGTCGACCAGCAATCCCTGCTCGATCAGCCAGGCCGCTGCCGTCGCCGCACTGACCGGCCCGCAGGACTTCCTGGAAGAACGCAACGCCGTGTTCCGCAAGCGTCGCGACATGGTGGTGGCCATGCTGAACGACGCGCCGGGCCTCGACTGTCCGACGCCCGAAGGCGCCTTCTACGTCTATCCCGACGCCAGCGGCGTGATCGGCAAGGTGACGCTCAAAGGGCAAGTGATCGACAGTGACGAGGCGTTGATCGGCTACTTCCTGGACGAAGCTAAGGTGGCGGCCGTCCATGGCGCCGCCTTCGGCCTGTCCCCGGCCTTCCGTATCAGCTACGCGACCTCAGATGAGGTGCTCAAGAAGGCCTGCACCCGCATTCAGGAGGCGTGTGCGGCGTTGAGGTGAAGCGTCCTCCCCAGCACGGAGGGGACGCCAGCATTGCCAGCGGTCAGGAAAACCGGCGCATTAGCGCCGGTTTTTCCGTTCTGTAAAAAAATGGAAACGGTCTTTTTCGCACTGCAGCGTCTTGCGATTGACGCAATGCACTCTATATGCGCGTTGCGGAAAGAAACCGAATTACGGGCTGCGCCCTTTTCGTCCTTCCCTGGTCCGCATTGGTCGAAAGCCGCTTTTGCGGTTTGGCCGGTTCAGCCAGGGGCAAGGTGATGAAGCGTAGTCGCCGGCCAGATGGCCGAAAAGAGATTGTTGAGAAAGGCGTTTGCCATGATGGCGTTTTTGAAATCCGACCTGTTCCTGCGCTTTCTGGGCGGGTTCGCGATCGGCGCTGTCGGCATGTTCCTGCTCCAGCCCGAAGAACCACCCATGCTCAGCTCGACCGCGATCGCGGCTACCACGCCTTCCCATGGCGCGGCGCTCTGATTCGCCTTCGCGGATCATCCGGTGGACGAACGGTCCCCTTCATTGCATGATTTTTGACAAGCGCGGTTCCCATGGGAGCCGCGTTTTGTCGTTGTTCGGCTTGTCATTGGGTGCGCCCGCGCCTTACCTGCCTGACAAACGGTAAGGAGCATCCCCATGGGCGACATGCGCGGCCTCAAGATCCTGTCCACCCTGGCCGAGGACGGTCACCTGACCGTCGAGCTGGTCGAGGAAAACCTGCCGCCGCCCACGGGGCATGAGCTGTTGATCCGGGTGGAGGCTACGCCGATCAACCCGTCGGACCTGGGGCTGTTGCTTGGTCCGGCCGATGTTGAAAATGCCGATTATGGTGACGGTCGAATCGTGGCGACCATGCCCGACAGCGCCCGCCGTGCCATGGCTGCGCGGGTAGGGCAG
This genomic stretch from Sphingobium sp. BYY-5 harbors:
- a CDS encoding pyridoxal phosphate-dependent aminotransferase, whose protein sequence is MSQTSAALGRIQPSATLAMSARVNALKAEGVDVIGLSAGEPDFDTPDFVKEAGIEAIRKNLTRYTDVDGTADVKEAVVFKFKRDNGLVYKRSQITVNSGGKHTLFNALVATVDAGDEVIIPAPYWVSYPDIVNFAGGKPVFIEGPASQGYKITAAQLEAAITPRTKWVMLNSPSNPSGAAYSADELKALADVLLRHPHVLVMTDDMYEHVWYAATPFATIAQVCPELYDRTLTVNGCSKAFSMTGWRIGFAGGPEWIIKAMSKLQSQSTSNPCSISQAAAVAALTGPQDFLEERNAVFRKRRDMVVAMLNDAPGLDCPTPEGAFYVYPDASGVIGKVTLKGQVIDSDEALIGYFLDEAKVAAVHGAAFGLSPAFRISYATSDEVLKKACTRIQEACAALR